A window of Ignavibacteriales bacterium contains these coding sequences:
- the metG gene encoding methionine--tRNA ligase codes for MAKEKVLVTSALPYANGNIHLGHLSGAYLPADIYVRYKRLNGDDILYICGSDEHGVPITITADKEKISPKEVIDRFHNANKSAFEKFGMSFDIYSRTSLPIHHETAQSFFKSFYDQGILVEKKTMQFYDEKVKMFLPDRYVEGTCPRCGNEEARSDECEKCGSLYDPSELKNPKSKISGQTPVLKETSHYYFPLGKYQDRLKKYIDEMNEKYGWKDNVLNYCRGWFNDGLKDRAITRDLDWGVKVPLDGVENKVLYVWFEAVLGYISATKELSHQRSEPNLWKEYWQGEKTKYIAFIGKDNVVFHTIIFPAILMAWNDANKDKFILPQNVPANEFLNFEGKKFSKSRGWGIDLEEFLQLFPADLLRYTLAANLPENKDTDFFWKEFQSRTNSELADILGNFVNRTFTFAHKHFDGKVPERSKLQKIDEEMLDYLTSQPQKIADLIERYKIRDAVFEMMNLARAGNKYFNDSEPWVTSKKNKEQCATTINICLNTIYTLGVIFEPVIPNTSVKILKMLNARPTEWSKSGNSILQAGQKLNEAEILFTKIEDKVIEEQINKLEPMADKPIESIEEITIDEFKRIKLKVAKIIAAESVKKSDKLLKLQIDLGGEQRQLVAGIAKSYKPEELIGKKVLIVANLKAAKLFGIESQGMILAVDTPEEGKVKIIEIDETIELGKTVK; via the coding sequence TTGGCTAAAGAAAAAGTTTTAGTTACTTCAGCGCTCCCATATGCAAATGGAAATATTCATCTCGGACACTTAAGCGGTGCATATCTGCCGGCTGATATTTATGTCCGCTACAAAAGATTGAACGGCGATGATATCCTTTACATCTGCGGTTCAGATGAACACGGTGTGCCAATTACAATTACTGCCGATAAAGAAAAGATCTCACCAAAAGAAGTTATAGACCGATTCCATAATGCAAACAAATCCGCTTTTGAAAAATTTGGAATGAGCTTCGACATCTATTCACGAACGAGTTTACCAATCCATCACGAAACAGCGCAATCTTTTTTCAAGTCATTCTATGATCAAGGAATTCTTGTAGAAAAGAAAACGATGCAATTCTACGATGAGAAAGTAAAAATGTTTTTACCGGATCGTTATGTAGAAGGAACTTGTCCACGATGCGGAAATGAAGAAGCCCGAAGTGATGAATGTGAGAAATGCGGTTCGCTTTATGATCCTTCCGAATTGAAAAATCCAAAGAGTAAGATCAGCGGACAAACTCCTGTATTGAAGGAAACGTCTCACTATTATTTCCCTTTAGGAAAATATCAAGATCGGTTAAAAAAATATATTGATGAGATGAATGAAAAATATGGTTGGAAAGATAATGTTCTTAATTATTGCAGAGGATGGTTCAACGATGGTTTGAAAGACCGCGCAATTACCCGCGATCTTGACTGGGGCGTTAAAGTTCCGCTGGACGGAGTGGAAAACAAAGTTCTTTATGTTTGGTTTGAAGCAGTTCTTGGTTATATCTCAGCTACAAAAGAATTATCGCATCAGCGTAGCGAACCGAATTTGTGGAAAGAATATTGGCAGGGAGAAAAAACAAAATACATTGCTTTCATCGGTAAGGATAATGTTGTTTTTCACACAATTATTTTTCCGGCAATACTTATGGCGTGGAACGATGCTAACAAAGATAAATTTATTCTGCCTCAGAATGTTCCTGCAAATGAATTTTTAAATTTTGAAGGGAAGAAATTTTCTAAAAGCCGCGGATGGGGAATTGATCTTGAAGAATTCCTTCAGTTATTTCCAGCGGATCTTCTGCGTTACACACTTGCTGCAAACTTACCGGAGAATAAGGACACGGACTTCTTCTGGAAGGAATTCCAATCGCGTACTAACAGTGAACTTGCTGATATACTGGGAAACTTTGTAAACAGAACATTTACTTTTGCACACAAACATTTTGATGGTAAAGTTCCGGAAAGAAGTAAGCTGCAGAAAATTGATGAAGAGATGCTTGATTATTTAACATCTCAACCTCAAAAGATTGCAGATTTAATTGAGCGTTATAAAATTAGAGATGCAGTCTTCGAAATGATGAACCTCGCACGTGCCGGGAACAAATATTTTAATGACTCAGAACCTTGGGTAACTTCAAAGAAAAATAAAGAGCAATGCGCAACCACAATCAATATTTGCTTGAACACAATTTACACTCTTGGAGTAATTTTTGAACCGGTAATTCCTAATACTAGTGTTAAAATTTTAAAAATGTTGAATGCGAGACCGACTGAGTGGTCAAAATCCGGAAACTCAATTTTACAAGCGGGACAAAAACTTAATGAAGCAGAAATTTTATTCACAAAAATTGAAGATAAAGTGATAGAAGAACAAATTAATAAACTCGAACCAATGGCAGATAAGCCAATAGAATCAATAGAAGAAATAACAATTGATGAATTCAAGCGGATAAAGTTAAAGGTTGCAAAAATTATTGCTGCTGAAAGTGTGAAGAAGAGTGATAAACTTCTTAAGCTTCAAATTGATTTAGGTGGTGAACAGCGTCAATTAGTTGCCGGAATTGCGAAAAGTTATAAACCGGAAGAGCTTATTGGAAAGAAAGTTTTAATTGTTGCTAATCTTAAAGCGGCAAAATTATTTGGAATTGAATCTCAAGGAATGATCTTAGCTGTTGATACTCCGGAAGAAGGAAAAGTAAAGATCATTGAAATAGACGAAACAATTGAGCTCGGCAAAACAGTAAAATAA
- a CDS encoding long-chain fatty acid--CoA ligase, with product MPIYKDFKTISQMFQIITQDFGKGKERPVLKYKANDQWLGIKYDEVYRDTESFALGLATLGVKRNDKVAIIAENRPEWVYADMAVLGLGGIDVPLYPISTSETIEFCLNNSESVGIVVSNKFQLNKVLKVRNECKTLKFIVVMNNEDKGTEKNVFSFSDVKAKGMDFGKDHPNYFRESSKLTQENELCTIIYTSGTTGVPKGVMLTHKNIVSNIKAAHEILDIGENDIFLSFLPLCHIFERMGGYYTAFSCGATVAYAESIEKIASNMEDIHPTIMTAVPRLFERMYSKIKRNVESQPEKKQKIFNWAIEIGKEYCVAKKSGHPIPIFLTLKHKLADKLVFHKLREKTGGKLRFFISGGAALARELGLFFESAGILIIEGFGLTESSPVIAANRVNDYKFGTVGKPLPGVEIKIAKDGEILAFGPNIMQGYYKNKKETDETIKDGWLYTGDIGVFDAEGFLIITDRKKHLFKTSGGKYIAPTPIENMFLASKYIDQFILIGDRRMFVSALIVPDYDALKEYADANRIQYKSIDELVEMKQIYELLDKELDQFQKKLANFERVRKFAILDKPFTIETGELTPSLKIKRKFVEERYKDLIEGMYKGLEG from the coding sequence ATGCCAATCTATAAAGACTTCAAAACAATCTCGCAAATGTTTCAAATTATTACTCAGGATTTTGGAAAGGGAAAAGAAAGACCGGTACTTAAATATAAAGCTAATGATCAGTGGTTGGGAATTAAGTATGATGAAGTTTATAGAGACACAGAAAGTTTTGCATTAGGTCTTGCTACGTTGGGTGTTAAACGGAACGATAAGGTCGCTATTATAGCTGAGAACCGACCTGAATGGGTTTATGCAGATATGGCGGTACTCGGATTGGGCGGTATTGACGTTCCGCTCTATCCAATCTCAACTTCGGAAACTATAGAGTTTTGTCTCAACAATTCCGAATCTGTTGGAATAGTTGTATCGAATAAATTTCAGCTGAATAAAGTGTTGAAGGTGAGGAATGAATGTAAAACTCTTAAGTTCATAGTTGTAATGAATAATGAAGACAAAGGAACGGAGAAAAATGTATTCAGTTTCTCGGATGTTAAGGCAAAAGGGATGGACTTCGGTAAAGATCATCCGAATTATTTTAGAGAGAGTTCTAAACTCACTCAAGAGAATGAGCTTTGCACAATTATTTATACTTCAGGTACAACCGGTGTACCTAAAGGGGTAATGCTGACTCATAAAAATATTGTATCCAATATAAAAGCAGCACATGAAATTCTTGATATCGGCGAGAATGATATATTTCTTTCATTCCTACCGCTTTGCCATATCTTTGAAAGAATGGGCGGATACTATACTGCATTCTCATGCGGAGCCACTGTAGCTTACGCAGAAAGCATAGAAAAAATTGCGAGCAACATGGAAGATATTCATCCTACAATAATGACTGCGGTTCCGCGTCTCTTTGAACGAATGTACAGCAAGATAAAACGCAATGTTGAATCACAACCGGAGAAAAAACAGAAAATATTTAATTGGGCTATTGAAATTGGTAAAGAATATTGTGTTGCAAAAAAATCCGGTCATCCAATTCCAATCTTTTTAACACTTAAACATAAACTTGCTGATAAGCTTGTCTTCCATAAATTGAGAGAAAAAACAGGCGGAAAATTGCGTTTCTTTATTTCGGGCGGTGCAGCTCTTGCCCGTGAGTTAGGATTATTTTTTGAATCTGCCGGAATTTTAATTATAGAAGGATTTGGTCTAACCGAGTCATCTCCGGTAATAGCTGCAAACAGAGTAAACGATTATAAATTTGGAACAGTAGGCAAACCATTGCCGGGCGTGGAAATAAAAATTGCAAAGGATGGAGAGATCCTCGCTTTCGGTCCTAACATTATGCAAGGTTATTACAAAAACAAAAAAGAAACAGATGAAACAATTAAAGACGGCTGGCTCTACACTGGCGACATCGGTGTTTTTGATGCCGAAGGTTTTTTAATTATTACTGATAGAAAGAAACATTTGTTCAAAACATCCGGTGGAAAATATATTGCACCGACACCAATTGAGAATATGTTCTTGGCAAGCAAATACATTGATCAATTTATTTTGATCGGTGATCGCAGAATGTTCGTGAGTGCTCTTATTGTACCGGATTATGATGCTCTTAAAGAATATGCCGATGCAAATAGAATCCAATACAAGTCAATTGATGAACTCGTGGAGATGAAACAGATCTATGAACTGCTTGATAAAGAGCTTGATCAATTCCAGAAAAAACTTGCCAACTTTGAACGCGTGCGCAAGTTTGCAATTTTGGATAAACCATTTACGATCGAAACAGGTGAACTTACTCCTTCACTTAAAATAAAACGTAAATTTGTTGAAGAGCGTTACAAAGATTTGATTGAGGGTATGTACAAGGGTCTCGAAGGTTAA
- a CDS encoding zf-HC2 domain-containing protein, producing MKHYDYEINLFIDGELEEENREELFLHLAECNECRNTFADLLLLKEKSKAHCSESINQLKQKPSVAKSFYKFGFYAASAAAVFLLFFLVLQNPKDTFITKNQARVDTVFVQKEIPTAQNQITNTNSLTPGKKEYIQTSQQEYLHYVMSLRTEKFTEADLIKLDNGSIQ from the coding sequence ATGAAACACTATGATTATGAAATCAATTTATTTATAGATGGGGAACTTGAAGAAGAAAACAGGGAAGAATTATTTCTTCACCTTGCCGAATGCAATGAATGCCGGAATACATTTGCCGATTTACTGCTGCTTAAAGAGAAATCTAAAGCGCATTGCTCTGAAAGTATAAATCAGTTAAAACAGAAACCAAGTGTAGCAAAGTCGTTTTACAAGTTTGGATTCTATGCAGCATCTGCTGCAGCTGTTTTTCTTTTATTTTTTTTAGTTTTACAGAATCCAAAAGATACATTTATTACTAAGAACCAAGCCAGGGTCGACACTGTCTTTGTTCAAAAAGAAATTCCAACTGCTCAGAATCAAATAACAAACACCAACTCTTTAACTCCCGGGAAGAAAGAGTACATACAAACATCTCAACAAGAATATCTGCATTATGTAATGAGCTTGCGTACGGAGAAATTTACAGAAGCAGATTTAATAAAATTAGATAATGGGAGTATACAATGA
- a CDS encoding RNA polymerase sigma factor has translation MKREEEKTVKELFSSYSNDILNYSMSLLKDYDDAKDALQEVFIKYINSKDSFRGECSYKTWLLTITRNYCFKKLNGKANKPIPLDENFLRTYEPKYEDKISLNDAMSRLSHEEYELIYLREYACHSYQEMAEILGISIDNVKVKLFRVRQQLRKYLK, from the coding sequence GTGAAACGAGAAGAAGAAAAAACTGTAAAAGAATTGTTTTCTTCTTATTCCAATGACATTCTAAACTACTCAATGAGTCTGCTTAAAGATTACGACGATGCAAAGGATGCTCTTCAAGAAGTTTTTATTAAGTATATCAATAGTAAAGATTCCTTTCGCGGTGAGTGCAGTTACAAAACATGGCTTTTGACAATAACACGGAATTATTGTTTTAAAAAACTTAACGGCAAAGCAAACAAACCAATACCACTTGACGAAAACTTCTTAAGAACTTATGAGCCTAAATATGAAGATAAGATTTCACTTAACGATGCAATGTCGAGACTAAGCCATGAAGAATATGAACTGATTTACTTGCGTGAGTATGCATGTCATTCATATCAAGAAATGGCTGAGATACTTGGAATCTCTATCGATAACGTGAAAGTAAAACTATTTCGGGTTCGTCAACAATTAAGAAAATATTTAAAATGA
- a CDS encoding CDGSH iron-sulfur domain-containing protein, which translates to MSDPKIAQKLPIVLTMQPGKYYWCACGKSNSQPFCDGSHKGSEFSPLIEEITVEKKVAWCGCKHSFTKPFCDGTHRAL; encoded by the coding sequence ATGTCTGATCCAAAGATTGCTCAAAAATTGCCAATCGTTTTGACGATGCAGCCTGGAAAATATTATTGGTGCGCATGCGGTAAATCAAATAGTCAACCATTTTGCGATGGTTCTCACAAAGGGAGTGAATTCTCTCCGCTCATTGAAGAGATCACTGTAGAAAAAAAAGTTGCTTGGTGCGGTTGTAAACATTCATTCACAAAACCATTCTGCGACGGAACGCATAGAGCTCTATAG